A single region of the Saprospiraceae bacterium genome encodes:
- a CDS encoding BNR-4 repeat-containing protein codes for MRYILLLMLIGLTAMRFAPSVNTLFTTTTRTTVHDQMDSIKQIEQAMPTLDGDATPYFAENGFGKPVQTLQHPAGEYYNEVTYVAYQGPHEDPYVCAYNHKTKTWTGPIQAGVSALGDDPPVTDPDKIDNHGRPTLFVDGQGYIHVVFGGHGGHRGLGRNPLGFNGSGQQTHVVSKKPGDISAWELLDNISPFGTYSQLVKMSNGNIYLFYRHGSHRSDWVYQKSIDNGRTFARPVSILKHQPQTAHPTVYDAWYAWFKEGPDDTVICAFNYHPCATKSGHSSERLNAYVMKMITADDSWENIKGEKLNTPLSKAVADTMTMIVETNGKKTRLGTILADTAGKTHLYFKGGSKDPSFFYHSWTGSDWHTTRMTDSKISDADFFIGKDQKIKLLVTEQLGDMGEIAWWTPKDDGINWDKGAPLLSVKKANLEMSALIRNAHPDAQVIVAEIPNDPISLYSKLYLLGDAGPVSRKQPQKD; via the coding sequence ATATATCTTACTTTTAATGCTCATTGGCCTTACTGCCATGCGCTTTGCACCAAGTGTAAATACCCTGTTTACAACAACAACGCGTACAACCGTTCATGACCAAATGGATTCGATCAAACAGATTGAACAAGCTATGCCTACCTTGGATGGGGATGCAACACCTTATTTTGCAGAAAATGGTTTCGGCAAACCAGTCCAAACCCTCCAACATCCAGCTGGTGAATATTATAATGAGGTGACCTATGTAGCTTATCAGGGACCACATGAAGACCCTTATGTTTGCGCATATAATCACAAGACGAAAACATGGACCGGCCCTATTCAGGCCGGTGTTAGCGCGCTCGGAGATGATCCGCCGGTGACCGATCCTGATAAAATTGACAATCATGGACGCCCTACGCTCTTTGTGGATGGGCAGGGTTATATTCACGTAGTTTTTGGCGGGCATGGCGGACACCGCGGGCTTGGACGCAACCCCCTAGGCTTTAATGGTAGCGGCCAGCAAACCCATGTCGTGTCAAAAAAACCGGGAGACATCTCCGCCTGGGAGCTCCTCGACAATATTTCTCCGTTCGGGACCTACAGCCAGCTCGTCAAAATGTCTAACGGAAATATCTATCTATTTTACCGCCATGGATCCCATCGGAGTGACTGGGTATATCAAAAATCCATCGACAATGGCCGAACCTTTGCTCGCCCAGTATCTATTCTAAAACACCAACCCCAAACAGCGCATCCAACAGTGTATGATGCCTGGTATGCCTGGTTCAAAGAAGGGCCTGATGATACGGTTATTTGCGCCTTCAATTATCACCCTTGTGCGACCAAATCAGGCCACTCCTCTGAACGGCTCAATGCATACGTAATGAAAATGATCACAGCAGATGATTCGTGGGAAAACATAAAGGGAGAGAAACTGAACACCCCCCTAAGCAAAGCAGTTGCGGATACTATGACCATGATAGTAGAAACAAATGGGAAAAAGACACGCCTGGGAACAATTCTGGCAGATACAGCAGGAAAAACACACCTATATTTCAAGGGCGGGTCTAAAGATCCATCCTTTTTTTACCACAGTTGGACTGGATCGGATTGGCACACCACCCGCATGACGGATTCGAAAATTAGTGATGCCGATTTTTTCATCGGAAAGGATCAAAAAATAAAACTGCTAGTTACAGAACAACTTGGTGATATGGGTGAAATTGCCTGGTGGACCCCTAAAGACGATGGGATCAATTGGGACAAAGGAGCCCCCTTGCTTTCAGTCAAAAAGGCAAACCTTGAGATGAGCGCCTTAATACGAAACGCCCACCCTGATGCTCAAGTAATCGTAGCCGAAATCCCAAACGATCCGATTAGTTTATATAGCAAACTTTATCTTTTGGGTGATGCGGGGCCGGTAAGCCGTAAGCAACCGCAGAAGGATTAA